The Microbulbifer sp. YPW1 genome contains the following window.
AAGAGGGGGCTCTGCACGACGCGGTTCAACAAATGGAAAACGGGCCCCGACAGTTCGATAATTCAGACGTCAAGGACTTACTGTATCGAAACTACGAAAGCCCGTTGTGGGACCAGGTAGCGGATCGCTGCCTTTCCTGTGCCAACTGCACCATGGCGTGCCCCACCTGTTTCTGTTCTACAGTAGAGGACACCACGGACCTGAGTGGTGACAACGCAGAGCGCTGGGAACGTTGGGATTCCTGCTTTACTGGCGAGTTCAGCTATATCACTGGCGGTTCCGTACGCCCCGATACAAAAAGCCGGTATCGTCAGTGGATGACCCACAAGCTTGCCACTTGGCACGATCAATTCGGAAGTTCGGGCTGTGTCGGCTGCGGTCGCTGTATTACCTGGTGCCCGGTCGGTATTGATTTCACGGAAGAAATACACAAGATGCGCGAGATGGAACAATCATGAAGAGCATGTCCCAGCTATTACATGAGCACCCGTTTTTTAGTCAAATGGAAGCGGAGCATCTCGACTTCATTGCTAATTGCGGCGAAAACCATATTTACAATGCCGGGGAGTATATTGCCCGAGAAAATGCCCCGGCAGATCACTTCTTCCTGATCAGGGATGGCCAGGTTGCGGTGGAGTGCTATGTGCCGAATCACGGGGCGCTCTGCCTGCAGACCTTACACAGCGGTGATATCTTCGGCTGGTCTTGGTTATTCCCCCCTTATCTGTGGACCTTCGATGCGAAGGCCATGGATGAGGTGCATGCAATTCGCCTTGACGGCAAGTGCCTGCGGGAGAAGTGCGAGAGTGACCCGCAAATGGGCTACCAGCTGATGAAGCGTTTCGCCCGCATTATCAGCGACCGGGTAAAGGCTACCCGCGTACAGCTGATGGATGTTTACGGCCAGCAACGTCCGCCGTTAGAAGGCGAAAAATGACACCGGCACTGTTCCGAGTGCGGCGTCGCAGTGAAGAGTACGCGGGTACCTTCACGCTGGATATCCAGCATAAAGAAGGCAACCCGCTTCCACGCTTCGAGCCCGGTCAATTCAATATGCTGTACGCATTTGGCTGTGGTGAAGTCCCGATTTCCATGAGTGGAAAAACCGGCGAAACCGGCGGCTACGTGCACACAATCCGGACCCACGGACTCGTCACCCAATCCCTGGAGCGCTTACGCGAGGGAGATTTACTCGGGGTGCGCGGTCCATTCGGCCAAGGCTGGCCGATGCATAAAGTCGACGGCAAAGATGTGCTGATCGTGGCCGGCGGGTTGGGCCTGGCGCCACTGCGGCCGGTGATATACAGCCTGCTCTCGGGAGCCCAGGCTTGTCGCAGCCTGCGACTGTTTTACGGTGCCCGGCGTCCTCAGGAAATGCTGTATGCAGATGAACTCCGCAGTTGGAGCGCACAAATCCAGCAGGTTCTCTCTGTAGATCATGCGGATGACGCCTGGAGTGGCGCGATCGGCGTTATTACCGGGCCACTTGCAGGCACCGAGATTGATTGTGATAACACCATTGTCTTCCTCTGTGGTCCCGAAGTGATGATGCGGTTTTGTATCCAGACACTGACGGGAAAAGGTCTGCCGGATTCTGCAATCTATCTGTCCATGGAACGGAATATGAAATGTGCCACCGGGCATTGCGGACACTGCCAGTGGGGACCGCAGTTCGTGTGTAAGGACGGGCCGGTATTCGATTACGGGAGCGTGAAGCAATGGTTCAACATTCGCGCGCTCTAGGCGCCGCGCCACCCAAGCCGAAGCTTGCCGTGTGGAAGTTCACCTCCTGTGACGGCTGTCAGTTGAGCCTGCTGGACTGCGAAGACGAACTACTGGCGCTGGCGGACAAAGTTGAGATTGCCTATTTCATGGAAGCGTCCAGCAGCCAACTCCCCGGACCCTATGACCTTTCCCTGGTTGAGGGTTCCATCACCACCGCTGAAGAGCAACAGCGCATCCGCGACATTCGCACCCAGTCCCGAGCACTCGTTGCAATCGGAGCCTGCGCCACAGCGGGCGGGATACAGGCACTCAGGAATTTTGCGGACGTAGATGGATTCATCGCTGCGGTGTATGCCCATCCGGAATATATCGCTACTCTCAAAACCTCAACCCCTGTGAGCAGCCACGTGGCGGTCGATTTCGAGTTAAATGGGTGTCCGATCAATAAATATCAGCTGCTGGAAGTGATCAGCGCATTTTTGCATCGGCGCCCACCGCAGGTGCCAGCACACTCTGTATGTATCGAGTGCAAACAACGCGGCAATATCTGCGTATGGGTAGCCCATGGAACACCGTGTATGGGACCGGTAACCCAGGCGGGCTGTGGCGCTATCTGCCCCAGCTACCACCGCGGTTGCTACGGTTGCTACGGCCCAAAGGAAAACAGTAATACCGCATCCCTGTGCCACTGGTGGGAACAGGAGCTGGGTGCGGACAAGGCCACGGTGATCCAGAACCTGCGTAATTTCAACGCGGCGGCACCGGTATTCGATGCTGCCAGCCGCAATCGGGAAGGCCAGGATGACCAGGAGTAAGACCGTCAAGGTCGATTATCTCGCCCGTGTCGAAGGGGAGGGAGCGCTGTATATCCGCTACGACGAAGATGGTGTGCACGAGGTAAAACTCAAGATTTTCGAGCCGCCCCGGTTCTT
Protein-coding sequences here:
- a CDS encoding oxidoreductase, with translation MVQHSRALGAAPPKPKLAVWKFTSCDGCQLSLLDCEDELLALADKVEIAYFMEASSSQLPGPYDLSLVEGSITTAEEQQRIRDIRTQSRALVAIGACATAGGIQALRNFADVDGFIAAVYAHPEYIATLKTSTPVSSHVAVDFELNGCPINKYQLLEVISAFLHRRPPQVPAHSVCIECKQRGNICVWVAHGTPCMGPVTQAGCGAICPSYHRGCYGCYGPKENSNTASLCHWWEQELGADKATVIQNLRNFNAAAPVFDAASRNREGQDDQE
- a CDS encoding FAD/NAD(P)-binding protein, which encodes MTPALFRVRRRSEEYAGTFTLDIQHKEGNPLPRFEPGQFNMLYAFGCGEVPISMSGKTGETGGYVHTIRTHGLVTQSLERLREGDLLGVRGPFGQGWPMHKVDGKDVLIVAGGLGLAPLRPVIYSLLSGAQACRSLRLFYGARRPQEMLYADELRSWSAQIQQVLSVDHADDAWSGAIGVITGPLAGTEIDCDNTIVFLCGPEVMMRFCIQTLTGKGLPDSAIYLSMERNMKCATGHCGHCQWGPQFVCKDGPVFDYGSVKQWFNIRAL
- a CDS encoding cyclic nucleotide-binding domain-containing protein, whose translation is MKSMSQLLHEHPFFSQMEAEHLDFIANCGENHIYNAGEYIARENAPADHFFLIRDGQVAVECYVPNHGALCLQTLHSGDIFGWSWLFPPYLWTFDAKAMDEVHAIRLDGKCLREKCESDPQMGYQLMKRFARIISDRVKATRVQLMDVYGQQRPPLEGEK